The Saprospiraceae bacterium genome includes a window with the following:
- a CDS encoding peptide chain release factor 3 — translation MSLLSELQKRKTFGIVSHPDAGKTTLTEKLLLFGGAIQEAGAVKSNKIKKHATSDFMEIEKQRGISVATSVMAFEYRDKQINILDTPGHKDFAEDTYRTLTAVDSVIVVIDVAKGVEEQTEKLVKVCRMRNTPIIVFINKLDREGKDAFDLLDEVETKLGLHVTPLSWPVGMGQRFKGVYSLYEKNLILFSPHGKQEEEDIFQISDLNDELLNNKVGKAAADELREEVHTIVSVYPEFKREDYLKGDICPVFFGSAVNNFGVRELLDCFVDIAPNPLARETEERIVKPDESKFSGFVFKIHANMDPKHRDRIAFLRICSGTFERNTNYYHVRQEKNMKFPNPTAFMASKKSVIDEAYPGDIVGLYDSGNFKIGDSLTEGEVLHFKGIPSFSPEQFRFVNNTDPMKTKQLNKGLDQLMDEGVAQLFTKEDNGRKIIGTVGALQFDVIQYRLKHEYGASCNYEPVNLHKACWISSKNPVALKEFISRRKKDLAKDTDGKLVFLAESAWTLKMAQDNHPDIEFHFTSEF, via the coding sequence ATGAGTCTATTGTCCGAGTTACAAAAGCGAAAAACTTTTGGTATCGTGTCACACCCGGATGCCGGGAAAACAACTTTAACAGAAAAGCTGCTTCTTTTCGGAGGAGCAATACAGGAAGCGGGTGCTGTAAAGTCTAATAAGATAAAGAAACATGCGACATCCGATTTTATGGAGATAGAAAAGCAAAGAGGTATCTCTGTTGCTACTTCCGTGATGGCATTTGAATACAGAGACAAACAGATAAATATTCTGGATACACCGGGTCACAAGGATTTTGCGGAAGATACTTACAGGACACTCACGGCAGTAGATAGTGTAATTGTTGTGATAGATGTAGCTAAAGGCGTAGAAGAGCAAACTGAGAAATTGGTCAAGGTGTGCCGTATGCGTAACACACCTATCATTGTATTTATTAATAAATTAGATAGAGAAGGAAAAGACGCTTTTGATTTGCTGGATGAAGTGGAAACCAAACTCGGATTGCATGTCACTCCGCTTTCCTGGCCGGTGGGAATGGGCCAAAGGTTTAAAGGAGTTTATAGTCTGTATGAAAAGAATCTGATACTTTTCAGTCCTCACGGCAAACAGGAAGAAGAAGATATCTTCCAAATCAGTGACCTGAATGACGAACTTTTAAATAATAAAGTCGGAAAGGCAGCAGCAGATGAATTGCGGGAAGAAGTTCATACAATTGTGTCAGTATATCCTGAATTTAAAAGAGAAGATTATTTGAAAGGTGATATTTGTCCTGTCTTTTTCGGGAGTGCGGTCAATAATTTTGGAGTTCGTGAATTGTTGGATTGTTTTGTGGATATAGCTCCCAATCCTTTAGCGAGAGAGACCGAGGAGCGTATCGTAAAGCCGGATGAAAGTAAATTTTCAGGATTTGTATTTAAAATTCATGCGAATATGGACCCAAAACATCGGGATCGTATTGCATTTTTGAGAATATGCTCGGGTACTTTCGAAAGAAATACTAATTATTACCATGTACGTCAGGAAAAGAATATGAAATTTCCGAACCCAACAGCTTTTATGGCATCCAAAAAATCTGTTATTGATGAGGCTTATCCGGGAGATATTGTCGGTCTTTATGATTCCGGTAATTTTAAAATAGGAGATTCACTTACGGAAGGTGAGGTATTGCATTTTAAAGGGATTCCCAGTTTTTCGCCTGAGCAATTTCGATTTGTCAACAACACAGATCCGATGAAAACCAAACAACTTAATAAAGGTCTGGATCAATTAATGGATGAGGGTGTAGCCCAGCTATTTACTAAAGAAGATAATGGACGTAAAATAATCGGGACAGTGGGCGCACTTCAGTTTGATGTCATACAATATCGGCTGAAACACGAATATGGCGCTTCCTGTAATTATGAACCGGTCAATCTCCATAAAGCCTGTTGGATCAGCAGTAAAAATCCGGTAGCTTTAAAAGAGTTTATTTCCAGAAGGAAAAAAGATCTGGCCAAAGACACTGATGGTAAACTCGTTTTTCTGGCAGAATCGGCCTGGACATTAAAAATGGCGCAGGACAACCATCCGGACATAGAATTTCATTTTACAAGTGAGTTTTAA
- a CDS encoding rhomboid family intramembrane serine protease: protein MSDISTEKYISQFIYRIRWSVVLLIFLWAVFIADKSWNLGLMYYGIYPRQTYGIIGILTAPFIHGDWSHLISNSSPVLVLTVIMTFFYKRVALASFILITLGTGLLVWMFGRESYHIGASGVVYGLVAFVFWSGVFRKNMKSIVLALIIVVMYSGLFENLFPSEKVNISWESHLFGAIVGLMAAFVFKNVKEEDEVTQHNPWENDNTEQQFFYREIPLKKQSWKDITNIWKLSAE, encoded by the coding sequence ATGTCTGATATAAGTACTGAGAAATACATCTCACAATTTATTTACAGAATCAGATGGTCTGTTGTCCTTTTGATTTTTCTATGGGCTGTGTTTATAGCTGACAAATCCTGGAATTTAGGATTGATGTATTATGGTATTTATCCACGACAAACTTATGGAATAATCGGCATTTTGACGGCTCCTTTTATCCACGGAGACTGGTCACATCTTATATCCAACTCTTCGCCTGTACTGGTTTTAACTGTAATAATGACCTTTTTTTATAAACGTGTAGCATTGGCGTCCTTTATCCTGATTACTTTAGGAACCGGGCTTTTAGTTTGGATGTTTGGGCGTGAATCTTACCACATCGGTGCCAGTGGTGTAGTATATGGCTTAGTTGCTTTTGTATTCTGGAGCGGCGTTTTCAGAAAAAATATGAAATCTATCGTACTTGCTTTGATAATTGTGGTGATGTACAGCGGACTCTTTGAAAATCTGTTTCCATCAGAAAAAGTCAATATTTCATGGGAGAGTCATCTCTTTGGCGCAATCGTGGGATTGATGGCAGCATTTGTTTTTAAAAATGTCAAAGAAGAAGACGAAGTCACTCAGCATAACCCCTGGGAAAATGACAACACAGAACAACAATTTTTTTACCGAGAGATTCCTTTGAAAAAACAAAGTTGGAAAGATATTACGAATATCTGGAAACTCAGCGCCGAATGA
- a CDS encoding CHAT domain-containing protein has product MIKFSCYSIMFCIFWNIQLYAQPDINCQKDSIISEIKSSLKTQNLKIYFTSVRDLEDLYIKFNYIDSIYSTDKWYNLKVSNNADSFELRKAYMNHALKIRRNLGDYNTALNYYLLAHDYASDKLMLDEYAWFVELQLGNIYARMNEYDKSLYYYNLCSNYLKSVEDIARLSRLHSSIGDIYKWTDDENNMNDNYMTGLKLAIQVGEYKAIQAIHEKMAEHFLSKSDKINFLDNWNKSMNVLKKNIPAEEQNGRKNSLDQLLGDYYYTFGNYDDAIRNYNLSLSASEVLFTGKISREQAKIYHKLAKTYHAAGDTKNCDENIQFGFSKLIPSYHGKQLPGNEQISFENTFTDLLILKSEYYSKLYKKQPATKYLDSALISIDLAIMANDQLDQKLLLNNSKYQSLKVNKDMVELAIQYCYTGYNEYCENKYLHRARKYLDRSKSQILLENQKQKQLIASIDQKDLRIINNLENKLIDLQQKQLEGKEGVHQEIILNHQKLDAILKKYIPENLEYVSVSDPYLEYIRGGDQYYLYTNIGESKFINLGKSEKIDAIIKDVNLHLNEKKEEQLSEKLALLYETLIPLDLGEEKVLVVIPDGNVSFVPFDILRKRGKYLFETKTLRIQLNHQQLKHNKTKKTHQIYCLNPEYPKPEVPLYASLERGSKNYLPNAEREILNIKDCFGRMVSSQSFSSINDIKTNLQKSDIFHFAGHAIVEKDSAYLVLTSKEGKEDVLHYQQICYLTNQLNLVTLSACETGLGTYQSGEGVKSLAASFLHSGARSIVYSLWNANDASTATLMGYFYQNLKEGMQKDEALNHAKKMYLNSAGPENRHPYYWAAFVVAGDTSALTFVDYPLWTYALLLFVFIVLIYIYFKIKTKRK; this is encoded by the coding sequence ATGATAAAATTTTCATGTTACAGTATTATGTTTTGTATCTTTTGGAACATCCAACTTTATGCACAACCGGATATAAATTGTCAAAAGGACTCTATTATATCTGAAATAAAAAGCTCCCTGAAGACCCAAAACCTAAAAATTTATTTTACATCAGTGAGAGACCTTGAAGATCTCTACATAAAGTTTAATTATATTGATAGTATATATTCAACTGATAAATGGTACAATTTAAAAGTCAGTAATAATGCCGATAGTTTTGAGTTACGCAAAGCATATATGAACCATGCTTTGAAAATCAGACGGAACTTGGGTGATTATAATACGGCTTTGAATTACTATTTACTTGCACATGATTATGCTTCTGATAAACTTATGTTAGATGAATACGCCTGGTTTGTAGAATTGCAGTTGGGAAATATATACGCCAGAATGAATGAATATGATAAATCATTATACTATTACAATTTATGTTCAAACTATTTAAAATCAGTTGAGGATATTGCTCGATTGTCGCGGTTACATTCAAGTATTGGTGATATTTATAAATGGACTGATGACGAAAATAATATGAATGACAACTACATGACGGGTCTGAAACTGGCTATTCAGGTAGGAGAATATAAAGCTATTCAAGCTATTCATGAAAAAATGGCAGAACATTTTTTGTCAAAATCCGATAAAATAAATTTTCTGGATAATTGGAATAAATCAATGAATGTTCTTAAGAAAAATATACCGGCAGAAGAACAAAACGGGAGGAAGAACAGCCTTGACCAACTACTGGGAGATTATTATTATACTTTCGGAAATTATGATGACGCTATTCGAAATTACAATTTAAGTTTGTCCGCTTCAGAAGTGCTTTTTACAGGTAAAATATCACGTGAACAGGCAAAAATTTATCATAAATTGGCCAAAACTTACCATGCTGCAGGTGATACAAAAAATTGTGATGAAAACATACAATTTGGATTTTCAAAATTGATTCCGTCGTATCATGGAAAACAATTGCCCGGGAATGAACAAATTAGCTTTGAAAACACCTTTACCGATTTACTGATTTTGAAATCAGAATATTATTCGAAATTGTATAAAAAACAACCTGCAACAAAATACCTGGATTCTGCACTTATTTCTATTGACCTTGCAATTATGGCAAATGATCAGCTGGATCAGAAATTGTTGTTGAATAATTCGAAGTATCAGTCCCTGAAGGTCAATAAAGACATGGTAGAATTGGCTATCCAATATTGTTACACCGGATACAATGAATATTGTGAAAATAAATATTTACATAGAGCCAGAAAGTATTTGGATCGATCAAAAAGCCAGATTTTGCTTGAAAATCAAAAGCAAAAACAATTGATAGCATCAATCGATCAGAAAGATCTGCGGATAATCAATAATTTGGAAAACAAACTGATTGACTTACAACAAAAACAACTGGAAGGTAAAGAAGGTGTTCATCAGGAAATTATTCTGAATCATCAAAAACTTGATGCAATATTGAAAAAATATATACCTGAAAATTTGGAGTATGTATCTGTTTCGGATCCTTATCTGGAATATATTAGAGGCGGTGATCAATATTATCTGTACACAAATATAGGTGAATCAAAATTCATAAATCTGGGTAAATCCGAAAAAATAGATGCTATAATAAAAGATGTTAACTTACATTTGAATGAAAAAAAAGAAGAACAGCTTTCTGAAAAACTGGCACTACTATATGAAACGCTGATTCCTTTGGACTTGGGTGAAGAAAAAGTGTTGGTGGTGATTCCTGATGGAAATGTATCTTTTGTTCCTTTTGATATATTGAGAAAAAGGGGAAAGTATCTTTTTGAAACAAAAACTTTAAGAATACAACTGAATCATCAGCAACTCAAACATAATAAAACTAAAAAAACCCATCAAATTTATTGCCTTAACCCGGAATATCCAAAACCTGAAGTCCCATTATATGCTTCTCTGGAAAGAGGATCGAAAAACTATTTACCGAATGCTGAAAGGGAGATATTGAATATTAAAGATTGTTTTGGACGGATGGTTTCCTCACAATCGTTCAGCAGTATTAATGATATAAAAACGAATTTACAGAAATCCGATATTTTTCACTTTGCCGGGCATGCTATCGTAGAGAAGGATTCTGCATATCTGGTTTTGACCAGCAAAGAGGGAAAAGAAGATGTGTTACATTATCAACAGATATGTTATCTCACAAATCAACTGAATCTGGTTACTTTAAGCGCCTGTGAAACCGGACTGGGAACATATCAATCAGGAGAAGGAGTCAAAAGTCTTGCTGCATCATTTCTACACAGTGGTGCCCGGTCAATTGTATATTCGCTATGGAATGCCAATGATGCAAGTACAGCTACACTTATGGGGTACTTTTATCAAAATCTGAAAGAGGGGATGCAGAAAGACGAAGCTTTGAATCATGCAAAAAAAATGTATTTAAATTCGGCAGGTCCGGAAAACAGGCATCCTTATTATTGGGCTGCATTTGTGGTGGCCGGAGATACATCAGCCTTGACTTTTGTTGATTATCCATTATGGACTTATGCGCTCTTGCTTTTTGTATTTATTGTACTTATCTATATTTATTTTAAAATCAAAACAAAACGAAAATGA
- a CDS encoding RNA polymerase sigma factor: MSEHQDSILGFIRGSELERAEAVKLLAANTKLRNDIFQHVINNSGSSDDALMIFHDSIIAFVKKVFSDHTFVLSGTKDAYIFGIARMLWLDRLRKDKNNPLTYAGEINQINDPPVYTNNILESEEKKEILHKIMLNLHSNCRNVLMYWAGGYSMEEIARLCGYKSEGMARKKKCECYKELIIWLEAHPEYLKELKN; encoded by the coding sequence GTGTCAGAGCATCAGGACAGTATTTTGGGTTTTATCAGAGGAAGTGAGTTGGAGCGGGCCGAAGCAGTAAAGCTTTTGGCAGCCAATACCAAGCTTCGAAATGATATTTTCCAACACGTGATAAATAACAGCGGAAGCAGCGACGATGCATTGATGATATTTCATGACAGTATCATTGCTTTTGTCAAAAAAGTATTTTCTGATCATACCTTTGTTTTGAGTGGCACAAAAGACGCTTATATTTTTGGTATTGCCAGGATGTTATGGCTGGATCGGCTGAGAAAAGATAAAAACAACCCATTAACTTATGCCGGTGAAATAAATCAAATAAATGATCCTCCGGTTTATACTAACAATATATTAGAATCCGAAGAGAAAAAAGAAATCCTCCATAAAATAATGCTAAATCTTCACTCAAACTGCCGCAATGTACTGATGTATTGGGCTGGCGGGTACAGTATGGAAGAAATTGCACGGCTTTGCGGATATAAATCTGAAGGAATGGCCCGAAAAAAGAAATGTGAGTGTTACAAAGAGTTGATAATTTGGCTGGAAGCTCATCCGGAATATTTAAAAGAATTAAAAAATTAA